The Blastocatellia bacterium nucleotide sequence ACGCTCGGAGCGCGCTAATCCTCGACGGAGCTTCAGGCTGAGAAGCAATCCGTACTGATGCTCGCGCGAGAGCGGGATGATGCTCTCATCTCGACGTGCCACGGTCGGTCCCTCCGCCAGGGCGAATGTGACCCCTTAGCCCTCATTATCCTTCTGAGAGCGCCAGTATAAGCCGGGCTCATTCCGCTCGGTATGACAAAAGTCACACGGGCGATCCGAGCGAGAAGAGGGCGGATCACTCCAATTCGGCCTCGTCGCGAAGGCGCGGAAGATCGAGGATGACGACCGTTCGATCCCGTACGGAGATGAGCTTCTGTTCCTGGAAACGCGCGAGCGTTCGAGAAACGAGTTCGCGGACCGTCCCGATTTGCGCCGCCAGTTCTTGATGCGTCAGATCGAGAGGGAACTGAATGCCTTCGGGCGTTGTTCGTCCTTCCTGGGCCGCCTTTTCCAGGAGGAACCGGGCTAGCCGCTGCCCGACTTCGAGAAACGCCAACCCCTCGACGAGGCGAACGAGCCGGCGGAATCGCCCCGCAAGGGACCGGATGAGCGCGAGCGCCAGATCGGGATGTTGACGACAGAGGCGATGAAAATCCGCTCTGGGGATTAAGAGCAGTGTGGAATCCTCGACCGCCATTGCCGATGCCGGATATGGCCCTTCGTCGAGCACCGGCAGTTCGGCGACGGAATTCCCCGGTCGCTCAATGGTGAGCACCTGCTCGCGTCCGCCAAGCGACGTTTTGAAGATCTTCACCGCTCCTGAATGAACGACGTAGAGCCCCGGGCAGGGATCGCCTTCGAGGAACACAATCTCGCCCTTGTTGTAGTGCTTCACCATGGAGGCTTCGGCGAGCGCCTGAAGCTCTGGCTCGCTCAACCGGGAGAGAAAGGGCACTTTCCGGAGCGTGGCAATCCGCATGGCCTTGTCCAGATGCGCGTGCACGCCGTGATTATAGACGACCTGGAGGGTGGCTTCGAGCCGGCCAATGGCCTCTCCTCCCAGGGGAGCGGACGTGACAACCAACCGAATCAAAGCAGTGTGCAGATGAGTTTACCCCGCGAGCGTCCACATCGTGCGGGCGCAGGTACGCAAGAAGCGTGCGCTCGCGGAGTACGGGTGATTGAAAATCGCTATAGGTACCCCCGTTGCGCTGGGGAATGCCGAGCCGGCTTGCTGCCGGTGAGGCTGCGAACATTATGTGCTTTCCCCGACGCGAAAACCCTATTGGGGTTTGGCACGACGAAGACGACAGATGATGGACGGAGGCGGGCGCTCCCCCAAGATTCGGAATTTCTCCGGTATTCCCTCGATTGGCGACCTGATTCCGCGTCCGATCCCCTGCGGAGATTCTGGCGTGGGATTTGGTCGAAGGGGAGATTCAAGATGGGATAGGCCTCCCAATCCTTATAGTCGTAATGCCACCATTCGGCAGGATAGACGGTGAATCCCTCGGCTTCCATCGCCTCGCGCAACTTCTCTCGATACCACCGCTCCAGCGATGTTCCTCCGGGATAATCGGCATACGAGCGATCGGACATCTCGTCGTAGACGCCGGGCATGCGCACGGCACGTCCCGTTCGCCGATCATAGAGCGTCAAGTCAACGGCGCAGCCTCGATTATGGCGCGATCCCGTCGCCGGATCGGCCACGAAAATCCTCTTGTCAGGAGGCGTCGCGTCCCAGAAGATCCTGGTCACGTACCAGGGACGATAGGCATCGTGAATGAGAAGGCCGAATCCCTCGGCCTTCAGTTTGCGATGAGCACGCACGAGGGCTTCAGCAGCGGGCCGCTGGAGAAAGGCTCGGGCTTCGGCATAAACCGGCGTGCTCAGGAAATTGTTGGTCGTGGCATAGCGAATGTCGAGTTTGAGCGTCGGATCAAGCTCGATGAGTTCCACAAGATCGGGCTCTCGCGTCGCCCCGCGGGCAGCGGGCGGCGTCGCGGCTAGTGCTTCTTGTCGCAATTGCTCCACCGGCTTCACCGGCGTGATGCGAAAGACATTGCCTTCGTCGGGACCAACGGCGCGTCGTTTGAAGACGACGCCTTCAAGGCTGACGGCAACGGCGCGTCCGCGCCCGTCGCGCGTGAACGTTAATTTCTCGCCGTCATAGAGGCCTTGAGGAGGGAATTGAAAGACATCGGGACGCCGTTGCCGCAGCGGATAGAAAAAGAACCATTCGATGAGGGCATAAAGCTGCCCGTCCTTCTCCAAAATGTAGAGGACATCATGGTCCCATCCGTATTCGCCGATGAGTCCGCGCCAGGGGGCATGAACCGGAGCCGGTCGCGTCGCCAACACTCGCCTGTACTTCTGCCCGTTGATGAGGAGGCCATCGGCGCTCGGCTCGATCGTGATTCCGAAGGCATGTCGGTCATCCACGATTAATTCCCCGCCCCTTTGCCGGATTCTCACGCGGAACCCGCCGATGAAGGCGTAAAGCTCGCCGCCTCGTTGGATCACATCAACAATCTCCCTCCCCCGGCGGTAGCGCCCGCGCAACCGTTCGGCTCTCTCCGGCAAAACAGGCGAGGTGGTCGTGAGAGCCGGGAGCGGACGATTCTCCCGCAGCGCCAGCATTATTCGCAAAGCAGCGTCGGCAATGCGTCCCACCACGGTGTTGGAGAAATCTTTCGTCGTCGCCACCACGACTCCGAGCTTGTGGTCGGGCAAAGCCGCCAGTTCGGTGGCGAACCCGTAGATCGCTCCACCGTGGCCGACGCGCCGATGCCCATCTAACTGCGAGAGAGCAAAGCCGATGCCGAACCCCGACCGTTCCCCCGGTCGAGCGAATTGCGGAGTCCACATCTCTTCCAACGTCTGTGGCCGAAGGATGCCACGACCTCCCGCAAACAAGGCGCTGAGAAATCGCGCCAGATCCACCACGGTTGAGTACATGCTGCCGGCAGGAGCCGTTCCGAGTTCGAACGTGGGAGCCTGGAAGACGCGCCCGTGATAGGTCCACATGTATCCCTTAGCCAGATCTCGAATCACGGCCGGCTCCGGCTCGAAGGAGCTTTTGCTCAAACCGAGCGGTTGCAACACAGCTCGTTTGACATAGCGGGCAAAGGGCTCTCCCGAAAGCCGCTCCAGCACAGCACCGACAACGGCGATCCCCGCATTTGAATATTTCGTCTTCGCGCCCGGCGGATAGATCAATTCAGTCTCGTTCAAACTGGCGACGGTCTCCCTGAGCGTCGGTTGTGTCGGATCGAAGTAATGCCCGACGGGCGGCTCGCGCACCAGGCCGGCACGATGCGACATCAACTGACGCAGCGTGACGGGCTTCCCGAAGGGATTCTTCGGGCGGAAATCGGGAAGATAGGCGGTGATCGGCGCATCGAGAGAGAGCGTGCCCTGCTCCACCCACTGCATGATGGCGATGTCGGTAAAGAGCTTCGATACGGACCCCACCCGGTAGACGGTCTCCGGTGTTGCCGGGGTTTTGCTGTCGGGATCGGCATAGCCGAATCCGCGAGTCCACACCAGACGCTGATCATCCACGACGGCGATGGAGAGCGCCGGGAGTTCTTTGTCGGCCATCTCTTGCCGGATGAACGGCTCAAGGACGGCTGTAAATGTGGCGCTCTCGTCGGAGCGAAGCGCGTCACCCGACGCCTTCGAGCCAAGGCTCAATGCCGTCGCCCCCCACAGACCGAGAAGTAAGAGAACGACAAAAGATTGGAGCCCTCGATTTTTCGCCATCGTTTATTCCGTCCGAGATGAAGAAGGGCGGACCGGATCTTTCAGCCCGCCGGTCATGGCGTGGATAACCCCTCACGGCAGAGCGGCGTCCTTACCGGCTCGCGGCGGGAGGGCAGCTCATCGGCTGTCATTACCGCGAGGACGGTCTGACCCTCTTGAAATCAACACCGAGCACGCGCATTGTTGCTACTTCGCCGGAGGCATCCAGAGTGAAGACCACCTGTTCGTTGTCCAGCGGCGAATCGCCGCGAAGGGTGAACGTATCGTAATGGAAATGCTCCAGCGGGAGTTTGAACGTGCTCCAGCGAAAGACGAGGGTTGAGCCCTCCAGCGTCACCGTCGCCTGACCGTATGCAGGGTCCTCATACGTGCCGGCGTAGGCGGCCAGCTCCCGGGACGGTTTCGTACCCTTGTGGCGCTTTTCCTCGCGTTCTTTGAGACGGGCTTTCTGCTCGGCTTCCTGCTTGGCGACCTGCTGGAGGATGTAGGCGTTCCAATCTTTCTTGGGCAGGCCGAGCAGATAATCCACCAGCGTGTTGGAGAGGGCTTCGGGCATCTGCGTCCCTCCGAGATTGGCCAGAATGACCAGGCCGAGTTTCGCCTCCGGCACGAGCACGACGCGAGCCCGGAACCCGTCAATGGCTCCGCCGTGACTGACCAGATAATGACCGCGATAATCCTGAAGCACCCACCCCATGCCGTAGCACATCAGGTGCGTATCGGGGTTCATCGCTCGAGTCGTGCCTTCCAGCCGCATCACCATCTGCGGCGTCTTCGTCTCGGCCAAAGCCGCAGCCGAGATGAGTCGCTTCCCCTCGAAGGTTCCGTCGCCGAGCTGGAACCGAATCCACTGGCTCATATCGCGGGCGCTGGCATTGACCGAACCGGCCGGGCCGATATTGTCAATGTTTCGCCAGGGGATCGGCTCCACGATGCCCTCTCGATTCTTGCGATGGGGTGTCGCATGATCGGGCGATTTCTCGGCCACCGTCGTGCTGAAGTTGGCCGTCTTCATCCCCAGGGGATCGAAGATCCGCTTTTGCACAAAATCCTCCCAGGTGGTCCCGGCGGCCACGCCGACGGCATAGCCCGCTGTGAGAAACATGATGTTCTGGTACTGATAGACGGAACGGAACGAGCGGGTCAGTTTCACAGCTCCGATTTTGCGGATGATTTCCTCTCGACTCCAGGGCGAGCCGTACCAGAGCAGGTCATGCCGGCTGAGACCGGTGCGATGCGTCACCAGATCGCGCAGAGTCACGTTGTCATCGGCCAGCGGATCGGAAAGGCGGAAGAACTCCACATAGCGACGGACCGGATCGTCCCAGGCCATTTTGCCTTCGTCCACGAGCATGGCCATGGCCGTTGCCGTCATCGCTTTGGTGGTCGAACCGATGGCGAAGAGGGTATCGGGTGTGACCGGTTCGGTGCTACCGACTCTCTTCACACCATGCCCCTTGAGATAGATCACCTCATCGCCTTTGACGATGGCCACCGACGCGCCCGGAACCCCAAAGGCCTTGAGCGCATCCTGCACCATGGAATCAATCGTTGCTGGATCAAAGGACTGCGCGCGGGCCCACACGGGCAGCGCCAAAGACACCATCACAGCAACAGATAAAAGGACAGCCCATGAGCGTTTTCTCATCATCTCCAACCTCCTTTCAGGATCGGGATGAGCATGTCTCGTTGAGATGGCGGTCGCCGCAATCATCCACCGCTTGGGGATCGAGGACTGCGCCGTCTCGGCTCATGATACCAGCGGGAGCCGGTACGATATTCTTCCTCGGTCTGTCGCAGGCGCGCGAGCGTCCGTCGAGGCTTGATATGAGCGCAGGCCACCAGGATCGCGTTGAGCAGCCCCATCGGAGCAACGTAGGATCCCGTGAAGAGCGAACTGGTAATCGGCGCAAGGAGATAGTCATCGGCATAGCGGGCGAGCGGCGTCGTGTCACTGTCGGTAATCGCAAACGTCGGCACGCCGCGCTCGCGCGCCAACTGAACGGCTTCGACCGTCACGCGCAAACAGCGACCGAAACTGACGGCGATGACGAGATCCTTCGATCCGAGCAGGCGAATTTTGTGATGCAAATGACCTTCGCTGCCGATGAGTGCCTCGGCATCGAATCCGAGCGGCATTAACCCGTAGGCGAGGAAGGACGCCAGCGATGCCGCCAGATCCACTCCCACGATGGCAATGCGTCGGGCTCGGTGAATCCGTTCGGCCAGAGCATTGAGTTTGTCTACGTCGAGCCAGCTCCGCAGCGTCGCCAGGTTCTTCTGATCCTGCTCGAGGCTGACCCGGATATGCTCGGCCAGACTGCGCTGCTCGCGGGCCGCTGCCTGCATGATTCGATACGGTGTGATGCGCTCGACGAAGTGCCGTCGCAGGTCGCGGGCAAAATCGGCGAAATGGCGATAGCCGAGCGCCTGCGTCGTTCGCACGATCGTGGCGGCATCCACGTTATATCGCCGGGCGAGTTCCCGCGACGAGAGATAGAATGTCTCATGGGAGGCCTCGAGGATGGATTGAATGAGTTGCCGACGGCGCTCGCTCAGCCGCGTCCGCGCCCGCTCAAACCGGATCTCCAGAAGCGTCGGCTCCGGCCACGAAGTCGTCCCCTCCCCCGATGTCGGGGGTATATCGGGCGAGGCCGCATTCATCGAGGGACGCAGCAGGCGCGACCGTTCGGAGGCATCGGCTTTCCGACTCTCGTGTCGGTCGGTGACCCTGGAGGAAGGCGACGCAAATGGTCGTGGTGTCCGCATGGAACGCGCCAGCATAGCAGAAGCCTCCATCCGATGCAACGGGTCCTCCCATTTTTCTCAGTTCTGCGCAACAGCTATTGCATAATGCCGTCTCCGGCAAATCCTGGCGTCTTCCGGATTCAAAACACACCGGAGGCCACGAGGCGCCGATTTTAGCGCCCGCATCACACTTGCTCATGCTTGTCTCTTTACCGCCTGCCCGGACAAACCTGAAAAGCTCACCCGACCTCTTGAAAATGGCACGGCGATGAACTTTGTGGCAGCTTAAGGCTGACGGTTTCGGGCGAGGGTCCTGACCAGGGCGTGGGGGAATTCACCCACCTGCCTGTGAGATTTCTCCCACACCGCTGAAGTTTCTCCCACCGCTGAAATGTCGAATTTCCTTGACGATGCCACAAGAGGCTCGCACTTGCACCCATCTGGAACGGCTCTTGCTACAGGCTCGGATGTCAACGTCGGGTGAACGTGGGAACAATGAGCGAGAGAGGGAGATTCACGATTCGCGTGCCGGACATCGAGTTCTGGAAGGAAATGATCCCCTGTCAGGCCGCCTGCCCCGTGGGCACTGATGCGGGAAAGTATGTCCAACTGATCGCCGAGGGTCGGTATGAAGAGGCCTATCTAATCGCTCGCTCGCCCAATCCCTTTGCTTCCGTGTGCGGACGGATTTGCGCGGCTCCCTGCGAAGATCAGTGTCGGCGGGGCCGCCTCGATGCACCGGTCAGCATTCGAGCGCTCAAGCGATTTGTTTGCGAACGGTATGGCGTGGAGTCGCTGTCCCCCGATACGCAGGACAAACTTTTTGAGGGAGAGACCGAGTCGGGCAATAAGACGCGCTGGCATCTGCCGATCCTCACCGCTTCCCGAAAAAACGTGGCCCGCGGCCAACGGGTCGCCGTCATCGGAGCCGGACCGGCGGGTCTGTCCTGCGCTCATGATCTGGCTTTGATGGGCTATCGGGTGACGATTTTTGAAGCCAGCGACACACCGGGCGGAATGATGTTTCATGGCATTCCGGAATTTCGCCTGGCCCGGTCCATCATCGAAAAAGAGATCGCCAAGGTGATTCAGCTCGGCGTCGAGATTCGGTTCAATACCCCGTTGACGCCCTCCTTCGGCCTGAGGCACCTCAAGGAGCTGGGATACCAGGCGATCTTCCTCAGCGTGGGGGTGCAAAAGGGGCGCGAGCTGGCCATCGAAGGATCGCATCTGGATGGAATCATCAAGGCGATTGACTACCTGATCAATATCAACAACGGCTATCGGGTGAACCTGGGCAAGCGGGTGCTGGTCATCGGCGGCGGATTTGTGGCCTTTGATGCCGCGCGGATGGCCCTTCGCGCCGGATTGGAGGAAGCGGGCGAAAGCATCGGCAGCGGAGAGATGAAGACGGCTCTGGATGCCGCACGGGCGGCTCTCCGCGCCGGAGCCGTCGAGGTGCATATGGCGAGCCTGGAATCGTTCGAGGAAATGCCGGTGATGCGAACCACCCAGGGCCGAGAAGAATTTGAAGAAGCGCGACGAGAAGGAATCATCTTCCATCCCCAGCGGGGAGCCCGCCGATTCCTCGGTGATGGACGGGTACGTGCCGTCGAATTCATCGGCGTGCGTCGCACCTACGATGAAGATGGGCGCTTCAATCCGCAATATGATCCGAGCATTAGCGAGACTCTCGAAGCCGATTCGGTCATTCTCGCTATCGGACAGCAGGCCGATCTTTCTTTCCTCACTCCGGAGGATGGCATTCAACTGACGCCGCAGGGGACGATCGCCGTTGACCCGCAGACGCTGGCGACATCTGCGCCGGGAGTTTTTGCCGGCGGTGATGTGGCCTTCGGTCCGCGAAATCTCATCGAGGCGGTGGCCAATGGCAAACGCGCGGCGCTCTCCATTGACGAGTATCTCCGGGGCGTTCATCCCGCGCCCAGAATCCGGCTTTCGGTGGAGAAAATTCCCACGCGACGATACCGAATGGCCGAAGGATACGACACCGCGTCCCGACAACCTCCTCCGACTGTTGATCTGCATCGGCGCACCGGCATCTC carries:
- a CDS encoding MurR/RpiR family transcriptional regulator is translated as MLARSMRTPRPFASPSSRVTDRHESRKADASERSRLLRPSMNAASPDIPPTSGEGTTSWPEPTLLEIRFERARTRLSERRRQLIQSILEASHETFYLSSRELARRYNVDAATIVRTTQALGYRHFADFARDLRRHFVERITPYRIMQAAAREQRSLAEHIRVSLEQDQKNLATLRSWLDVDKLNALAERIHRARRIAIVGVDLAASLASFLAYGLMPLGFDAEALIGSEGHLHHKIRLLGSKDLVIAVSFGRCLRVTVEAVQLARERGVPTFAITDSDTTPLARYADDYLLAPITSSLFTGSYVAPMGLLNAILVACAHIKPRRTLARLRQTEEEYRTGSRWYHEPRRRSPRSPSGG
- a CDS encoding serine hydrolase yields the protein MMRKRSWAVLLSVAVMVSLALPVWARAQSFDPATIDSMVQDALKAFGVPGASVAIVKGDEVIYLKGHGVKRVGSTEPVTPDTLFAIGSTTKAMTATAMAMLVDEGKMAWDDPVRRYVEFFRLSDPLADDNVTLRDLVTHRTGLSRHDLLWYGSPWSREEIIRKIGAVKLTRSFRSVYQYQNIMFLTAGYAVGVAAGTTWEDFVQKRIFDPLGMKTANFSTTVAEKSPDHATPHRKNREGIVEPIPWRNIDNIGPAGSVNASARDMSQWIRFQLGDGTFEGKRLISAAALAETKTPQMVMRLEGTTRAMNPDTHLMCYGMGWVLQDYRGHYLVSHGGAIDGFRARVVLVPEAKLGLVILANLGGTQMPEALSNTLVDYLLGLPKKDWNAYILQQVAKQEAEQKARLKEREEKRHKGTKPSRELAAYAGTYEDPAYGQATVTLEGSTLVFRWSTFKLPLEHFHYDTFTLRGDSPLDNEQVVFTLDASGEVATMRVLGVDFKRVRPSSR
- a CDS encoding serine hydrolase, with translation MAKNRGLQSFVVLLLLGLWGATALSLGSKASGDALRSDESATFTAVLEPFIRQEMADKELPALSIAVVDDQRLVWTRGFGYADPDSKTPATPETVYRVGSVSKLFTDIAIMQWVEQGTLSLDAPITAYLPDFRPKNPFGKPVTLRQLMSHRAGLVREPPVGHYFDPTQPTLRETVASLNETELIYPPGAKTKYSNAGIAVVGAVLERLSGEPFARYVKRAVLQPLGLSKSSFEPEPAVIRDLAKGYMWTYHGRVFQAPTFELGTAPAGSMYSTVVDLARFLSALFAGGRGILRPQTLEEMWTPQFARPGERSGFGIGFALSQLDGHRRVGHGGAIYGFATELAALPDHKLGVVVATTKDFSNTVVGRIADAALRIMLALRENRPLPALTTTSPVLPERAERLRGRYRRGREIVDVIQRGGELYAFIGGFRVRIRQRGGELIVDDRHAFGITIEPSADGLLINGQKYRRVLATRPAPVHAPWRGLIGEYGWDHDVLYILEKDGQLYALIEWFFFYPLRQRRPDVFQFPPQGLYDGEKLTFTRDGRGRAVAVSLEGVVFKRRAVGPDEGNVFRITPVKPVEQLRQEALAATPPAARGATREPDLVELIELDPTLKLDIRYATTNNFLSTPVYAEARAFLQRPAAEALVRAHRKLKAEGFGLLIHDAYRPWYVTRIFWDATPPDKRIFVADPATGSRHNRGCAVDLTLYDRRTGRAVRMPGVYDEMSDRSYADYPGGTSLERWYREKLREAMEAEGFTVYPAEWWHYDYKDWEAYPILNLPFDQIPRQNLRRGSDAESGRQSREYRRNSESWGSARLRPSSVVFVVPNPNRVFASGKAHNVRSLTGSKPARHSPAQRGYL
- a CDS encoding Crp/Fnr family transcriptional regulator, encoding MIRLVVTSAPLGGEAIGRLEATLQVVYNHGVHAHLDKAMRIATLRKVPFLSRLSEPELQALAEASMVKHYNKGEIVFLEGDPCPGLYVVHSGAVKIFKTSLGGREQVLTIERPGNSVAELPVLDEGPYPASAMAVEDSTLLLIPRADFHRLCRQHPDLALALIRSLAGRFRRLVRLVEGLAFLEVGQRLARFLLEKAAQEGRTTPEGIQFPLDLTHQELAAQIGTVRELVSRTLARFQEQKLISVRDRTVVILDLPRLRDEAELE
- a CDS encoding FAD-dependent oxidoreductase — its product is MSERGRFTIRVPDIEFWKEMIPCQAACPVGTDAGKYVQLIAEGRYEEAYLIARSPNPFASVCGRICAAPCEDQCRRGRLDAPVSIRALKRFVCERYGVESLSPDTQDKLFEGETESGNKTRWHLPILTASRKNVARGQRVAVIGAGPAGLSCAHDLALMGYRVTIFEASDTPGGMMFHGIPEFRLARSIIEKEIAKVIQLGVEIRFNTPLTPSFGLRHLKELGYQAIFLSVGVQKGRELAIEGSHLDGIIKAIDYLININNGYRVNLGKRVLVIGGGFVAFDAARMALRAGLEEAGESIGSGEMKTALDAARAALRAGAVEVHMASLESFEEMPVMRTTQGREEFEEARREGIIFHPQRGARRFLGDGRVRAVEFIGVRRTYDEDGRFNPQYDPSISETLEADSVILAIGQQADLSFLTPEDGIQLTPQGTIAVDPQTLATSAPGVFAGGDVAFGPRNLIEAVANGKRAALSIDEYLRGVHPAPRIRLSVEKIPTRRYRMAEGYDTASRQPPPTVDLHRRTGISEVELGYDEQQARRQAERCLYCHIQTIYDPEKCILCNRCVDVCPEYCLKLVPFEDLDLSPEERATLREHYGYGDDLAPLSAMIKDDEKCIRCGLCAIRCPTDAMTMEVFVYEETEAVA